From Cherax quadricarinatus isolate ZL_2023a chromosome 58, ASM3850222v1, whole genome shotgun sequence, a single genomic window includes:
- the LOC128697950 gene encoding keratin, type II cytoskeletal 2 epidermal-like has translation MFVQLVLSFCLLVASSKAKIVTSYEVPVNVSIPAAKVGGDPAGQAVVAAVKNVIKSISGGGPGGDAVGDVVSVVWPIFLQQLGGAEGLKNLISDSLGLHENFLKPVVKILDGFNKLAQSSFGSVSPGDNFLTGNQNGDSEKTSSNLSADNVNINEQILDLVKGVFEEELGELPLLSPTTALGFENASKLNVGLEINTSNVWMLVKSTWQRVIAYVKDENALPYFMQLTPIKIIDRVLNLGDDLNLMNFLAKKLDRDFAEFIAEEVNPYLGPFKNFDSFYNFTKENGLSGILDYFRSKRFGDTITAMSRFVFAYFDDNFSDDIADQYISFISFNNTELYNFYRSLLRSQRTSDEGGRVKREELEKTAREYKFNGYDFQPKKPESGSSRELSRDGGYGGGSTGGGGYGGTGGGGGGYGGGGGGYGGGGGGYGGGGGGYGGGGGGYGGGGGGGGGYGGGGYGSSYGSSGGGYSSSGGMMIDPSMILSSVAIGALLGFLLFRLTRGTRRGRRDIGDGSLSLWLSDVPDRILPWGTSVERMRRDAHNFNLTGGEEFDLPESLRGDVWSSDPLVGDGLLEEKQKLGEDDIADQLNHLWRVYKHSNETTCVHDHLCSFMANTTADQLTGRESSIPLLM, from the coding sequence ATGTTTGTGCAGCTGGTGCTCTCATTCTGTCTCCTGGTGGCGTCGTCGAAGGCGAAGATTGTCACGAGCTATGAGGTCCCAGTAAATGTTTCGATTCCAGCAGCCAAGGTAGGTGGTGACCCAGCTGGGCAGGCGGTGGTGGCTGCGGTGAAAAATGTAATTAAGAGTATTAGTGGGGGAGGACCTGGTGGAGACGCTGTTGGAGATGTAGTCTCGGTGGTGTGGCCCATATTTCTCCAACAGTTGGGTGGAGCCGAGGGCCTGAAAAACCTGATTTCCGACAGCCTGGGGCTTCACGAAAACTTCTTGAAGCCAGTGGTGAAAATCCTCGATGGTTTCAACAAACTTGCCCAGTCTTCGTTTGGGTCTGTCAGTCCTGGCGACAACTTTTTGACGGGTAACCAAAACGGCGACAGTGAGAAGACCTCTAGTAATCTCTCCGCAGATAATGTAAACATCAACGAACAGATTTTGGATCTGGTGAAGGGGGTGTTTGAGGAGGAGCTCGGGGAGCTCCCATTACTTTCGCCTACGACTGCTTTAGGCTTCGAAAACGCCTCGAAGTTGAATGTTGGCCTGGAGATAAATACCTCTAACGTGTGGATGCTGGTCAAGTCGACGTGGCAGCGAGTCATAGCCTATGTCAAGGACGAGAACGCTCTTCCTTATTTCATGCAACTAACCCCAATTAAAATCATCGACCGAGTTCTTAACCTCGGAGATGACTTGAATCTCATGAACTTCCTGGCTAAGAAACTCGACAGAGATTTCGCAGAGTTCATAGCGGAGGAGGTCAACCCGTATCTCGGTCCCTTCAAGAACTTCGACAGCTTCTACAACTTCACCAAAGAAAACGGCCTCAGCGGAATCCTTGACTACTTCAGAAGTAAGAGGTTCGGGGACACGATAACTGCAATGTCACGTTTCGTCTTTGCTTACTTCGATGACAATTTCTCGGATGACATCGCAGATCAGTACATCTCCTTCATATCATTTAACAACACCGAGCTGTACAACTTCTACAGGTCACTACTTAGGAGTCAGAGGACTTCGGATGAAGGTGGGAGGGTGAAGAGGGAGGAGCTGGAGAAGACCGCCAGGGAGTACAAGTTTAATGGATACGACTTCCAGCCCAAGAAACCTGAAAGCGGGTCATCCCGGGAGCTGTCTCGGGACGGAGGGTACGGAGGCGGCAGCACCGGAGGTGGCGGCTATGGAGGTACAGGAGGCGGTGGCGGCGGTTACGGCGGCGGTGGAGGTGGTtatggcggcggtggcggcggttacggcggcggcggcggtggttacggcggcggtggcggaggttacggcggcggcggaggcggcggcggcggataTGGCGGAGGCGGTTACGGCAGCAGCTATGGCAGTAGCGGTGGCGGCTACTCGAGCAGCGGCGGAATGATGATCGATCCGTCTATGATACTGAGTTCGGTGGCCATTGGGGCTCTCTTAGGCTTCCTACTCTTCCGCCTCACCCGCGGCACGCGCCGCGGCCGCCGCGACATCGGCGATGGGtcactctctctctggctctcagACGTCCCCGACAGAATCTTACCCTGGGGCACCAGCGTCGAGCGAATGAGGCGAGACGCACACAACTTCAACCTCACCGGAGGAGAGGAGTTCGATCTGCCGGAGTCCCTCAGGGGAGATGTGTGGTCCAGCGATCCTTTGGTCGGAGACGGACTACTGGAGGAAAAGCAGAAGCTGGGCGAGGACGACATCGCCGACCAGCTGAACCATCTGTGGAGGGTGTACAAGCACAGCAACGAGACCACCTGTGTACACGACCACCTGTGCAGCTTCATGGCCAACACTACAGCAGACCAACTCACAGGAAGAGAGTCAAGTATACCTCTTCTGATGTGA